Part of the Aquimarina sp. MAR_2010_214 genome is shown below.
ATATTAATAAACCATGGCCTAAATTGAGCTATCATGGTTATGTTAAAGGGGCCAAAAGTACTTCAGAATTGATCCTAATTAAAATGAATAATAAATTTCATAAGATTAGAGAAGGAGATATACTCGAGGATATTTCGGTAAAAAAAATCTATAGAGATTCAATAATTATTAAAAGAAGTAGAGAAAGTAAAACGATATTAAAAAGTAAATAAAGCCTAGGTGTGTTTACCATCATTATACTCAGAATTTGAAATGGTTATGATCTTAATGACAAGGTTTTAATATATTATTTGATTTAATAATTATAAGCTGTTATTTTTCGATAATTTTTTCGACTTAGGATAGATACGTCAAACAATTATCGTGTTCATACAATTTACACCAGAAATTAATAAGGTATATTTTGTTAATCAATATACACTATTCCAGGTTTTATCTGGTAATGGTGGTCTTCAAGTTGATTTTAGGAATTATTTCGATTGGCAAAATAAAGCCATTTTCCTCGAAAAAGGACAGTACATAAAATTTCTTTCAGATAACTTTCTTATTCAAAAAATTGAATTTCCTGATGAAACGGTTTTTAGAAATAAAGAGTTTAGAGTCCTGTTTAAGCACCTTATTTCCTTAGGTTACATTAATTTTGATGAATCCAATAGTTTTCAAAAAATAACAAATCAAATAGAACCCGATGTAGAAATAGATCGTATTATAGATGTTTTTGCAGAACAGTGGTATTATCAAAATCCATTTCAGGCAAATAAGGAGGAGTATCGTGTTATTTTTGATACAAAGGATGTTATTGATACACAATATTCTAGCAATATTAATAATAGAGAACTCACAGCTTTGATTGATGAAAACGGATATAATATTCAGTCTTTGATCAAAAGTAAAATAGGGATTTCTCTAAAATCTCTATTATCAGGTAAAAAACTATTAGAAAGCAAAAAAGAGATTGCTTTTACAGATAAAAGTATTAAAGAAATATCTTATGATTTAGGATACAATGATCCTGCATATTTTACCAGAGTTTTTAAAAATAATGTTGGAAGGAATCCAATAGAGTTTAGAGAAAATTTCGACTATCAAAATCGAGATCTTTTTTCTCAGAACATCATCGAACTCCTTCAACAATATCATACCAAAGAAAGAACCCTTGATTTTTATGCTTCAAAAATGAACCTTTCTCCAAAAGCGCTCTCAAAAAAGGTGAAAGAAAAAATGCAAACTTCTTTGGGAAAGCTTATTAGACACGAAATGATTAACACATCAAAATCCCTTTTAGCTAAAAACCTTACTGTTAAAGAAATTTCATTAGAACTGGGTTTTGAAGAACCGAACCACTTCTCTAATTTCTTTAGGCATTATACAGGAGAATCCCCATCACATTTCAAACATAAAAAGTACAAGAACTAGCGTTTTTTTTGTAGTTCTCTTTCCTCGATATATCCAGAAATTTGTAATGTAATTACAAAACAATATTTATTTAATCATTTAAAAATAAAAACAATGGATATTAAAACATTAGTAACAGAAATGGATAGTATCGTATCAAAAGGAGCAATAGTAGATGCAGTAAAACAATTTTTTGCCGAGGATGCTACAACCTCTGATTACAATAATCTTACCACTAAAAATAAAGCACAAATGGTAGAGAAAATGGAAGGTTTTGCCGATTCTATTAGAAAAGTAAATGGTATTACTCATCATCATACGATAGTAGACGGTAATGTTTCAGCTTCAGA
Proteins encoded:
- a CDS encoding AraC family transcriptional regulator translates to MFIQFTPEINKVYFVNQYTLFQVLSGNGGLQVDFRNYFDWQNKAIFLEKGQYIKFLSDNFLIQKIEFPDETVFRNKEFRVLFKHLISLGYINFDESNSFQKITNQIEPDVEIDRIIDVFAEQWYYQNPFQANKEEYRVIFDTKDVIDTQYSSNINNRELTALIDENGYNIQSLIKSKIGISLKSLLSGKKLLESKKEIAFTDKSIKEISYDLGYNDPAYFTRVFKNNVGRNPIEFRENFDYQNRDLFSQNIIELLQQYHTKERTLDFYASKMNLSPKALSKKVKEKMQTSLGKLIRHEMINTSKSLLAKNLTVKEISLELGFEEPNHFSNFFRHYTGESPSHFKHKKYKN